The following proteins come from a genomic window of Flavobacterium crocinum:
- a CDS encoding DUF1254 domain-containing protein — MKNKFILLLLILLSSACTKKTTVNESENTTASDTAISNFKPANIQEQILYQRGIEAAIWGMPAVNFQLMADAFFKINGKDNQVVIWPKLLDWKNQTLTPNPDVIYLMPFFNTEKTGPVVLEIPPADGGVFNGSIMTYWQNSLEDVGPGGVDKGKGGKYLFLPPGYDRGKIPSGYIPLQSDTYRGYALLRSVLKSGSAEDVAAAVEYSKRIKVYPLSEASKNPATVFVDASEKVFDSAIPYDISFYESLNRIVQSEPWLERDRAQIDILKTVGIQRGKSFNPDARTKEILTASVKAAREWLNVNLEAMPPFYRDTHWVFPATKDFADNIKNNYDVAESYPVDNRGLVYMIIFFSAKHIGESQYYLIQIVDKQGNVLDGKSSYKLHVPANVPVKQYWSMTVYNRETHTFIKNAKRVGRSSQSPGLKTNSDGSVDLYFGPEAPESGESNWIPTDPKGKFEILARFYGPTPKLYDQSWKLNDVEKIK, encoded by the coding sequence ATGAAAAACAAGTTTATTCTTTTACTATTAATTTTGTTAAGCTCAGCCTGCACCAAAAAGACCACAGTAAATGAGTCCGAGAACACAACTGCAAGTGACACTGCAATTTCCAATTTTAAGCCCGCAAATATTCAGGAACAGATTCTATATCAGCGCGGAATAGAAGCTGCTATTTGGGGCATGCCGGCAGTAAATTTTCAGCTGATGGCTGATGCTTTTTTTAAAATCAATGGAAAAGACAATCAGGTCGTAATCTGGCCAAAACTGTTGGACTGGAAAAATCAGACTTTGACTCCAAATCCGGACGTGATTTATTTAATGCCCTTTTTCAATACAGAAAAAACAGGACCAGTTGTGCTTGAAATTCCGCCTGCAGATGGTGGCGTATTTAATGGAAGCATTATGACCTATTGGCAGAATTCTCTTGAAGATGTTGGTCCCGGAGGAGTTGATAAAGGCAAGGGAGGGAAATACTTATTTCTTCCTCCAGGCTATGATAGGGGTAAAATCCCGTCGGGGTATATCCCATTACAGTCAGATACTTATAGAGGTTATGCGCTGTTGAGATCCGTTTTGAAGAGCGGCAGTGCTGAGGATGTAGCCGCTGCTGTTGAGTATTCCAAACGTATAAAGGTTTATCCGTTAAGTGAGGCTTCAAAAAATCCAGCGACTGTTTTTGTGGATGCCAGCGAAAAAGTCTTTGACTCAGCTATTCCATATGATATCAGTTTTTATGAATCCTTAAACAGAATTGTACAATCTGAGCCTTGGCTGGAAAGGGACAGGGCCCAGATTGATATTCTAAAAACGGTTGGCATACAACGAGGAAAATCTTTTAATCCTGATGCTAGAACTAAAGAGATTCTTACAGCATCAGTGAAGGCAGCGAGAGAATGGCTGAATGTCAATCTTGAGGCTATGCCTCCTTTTTATAGAGATACACACTGGGTTTTTCCTGCGACGAAAGATTTTGCTGATAATATTAAAAATAACTATGATGTTGCTGAATCCTATCCAGTAGACAACAGGGGCCTTGTATATATGATCATTTTTTTCAGTGCCAAGCATATTGGAGAATCCCAGTATTATCTGATACAGATTGTCGATAAGCAGGGAAATGTTTTAGATGGAAAAAGTTCTTATAAACTCCACGTGCCTGCCAATGTGCCGGTAAAACAATATTGGTCAATGACGGTTTACAATCGTGAAACCCATACTTTCATTAAAAATGCCAAGCGTGTAGGTCGCTCTTCACAGAGTCCCGGGCTTAAAACCAACAGCGACGGTTCTGTAGACCTTTATTTTGGCCCAGAAGCGCCTGAATCCGGCGAATCGAATTGGATTCCAACGGATCCTAAAGGAAAATTTGAAATTTTAGCACGTTTTTACGGTCCTACTCCGAAGCTGTATGATCAGAGCTGGAAATTAAATGACGTTGAAAAAATCAAATAA
- a CDS encoding adenine phosphoribosyltransferase: MKIEKYIRDIQGFPKEGILFKDITPLLINPEARTNCLKILVDSLEGKKIDKVVGAESRGFFLGMLLAQELNAGFVPVRKPKKLPYETISAFYELEYGSDSLEMHIDAIKKGDRVLIHDDVLATGGTAKAVCELVEKLGGEIVQCNFLMELTFLNGREKIKEYPVFAALTY, from the coding sequence ATGAAGATTGAAAAGTATATACGTGATATTCAGGGTTTTCCTAAAGAAGGAATTTTGTTTAAAGATATCACGCCACTGCTAATTAACCCCGAAGCAAGAACAAATTGCCTAAAAATTCTGGTTGATTCTTTAGAAGGAAAGAAAATTGATAAAGTTGTGGGGGCAGAATCCCGTGGTTTTTTCTTAGGAATGTTATTAGCTCAGGAATTAAATGCCGGATTTGTTCCAGTGAGAAAACCTAAAAAGCTTCCGTATGAAACAATTTCTGCTTTTTATGAATTAGAATATGGTTCTGATAGTCTGGAAATGCACATAGATGCCATTAAAAAAGGAGATCGCGTATTAATTCATGATGATGTTCTCGCAACTGGCGGAACAGCAAAAGCAGTCTGCGAATTGGTTGAAAAATTAGGAGGCGAAATTGTACAGTGCAATTTCTTAATGGAGTTGACTTTCCTTAACGGAAGAGAAAAAATAAAAGAATATCCTGTTTTTGCTGCATTGACTTATTGA
- a CDS encoding sensor histidine kinase has product MERKEIQLLVISLGIVFFTLIIVLVIIFFYFLKKKNNFVVEKMEADLYFQSELVKTRIEIKDQTLSEISKELHDNIGQIISVAIMQLNISISNKNVNIEELKDLKAVLAKSLDELRILSRIINKDNLLQNNFLEAIQQDLERIKKLKKIKYNLNQIGTVPAINEEHELIIYRIFQEALHNSLKHSRSDLFDVFIETTETVFRLKLKDFGIGYDLKKSNSGLGLNNMKLRAKLIGARLILNSDETGTSVTIEYPLTQGHEN; this is encoded by the coding sequence ATGGAGCGAAAAGAAATACAATTATTAGTCATTTCACTGGGTATCGTTTTCTTTACCCTCATTATCGTTTTAGTTATCATTTTCTTCTATTTTTTAAAGAAGAAAAACAATTTCGTAGTTGAGAAAATGGAAGCCGATTTGTATTTCCAGTCCGAATTAGTCAAAACCAGAATCGAGATAAAAGATCAGACCTTATCCGAAATCAGTAAAGAACTGCATGATAATATCGGTCAGATTATTTCGGTCGCCATTATGCAACTTAATATTTCAATCAGCAATAAAAATGTAAATATTGAAGAACTTAAAGATTTAAAAGCCGTTTTAGCCAAATCGCTGGACGAATTAAGAATTCTGTCCCGAATTATCAATAAAGACAATTTACTGCAGAACAATTTCTTGGAAGCCATTCAGCAGGATCTGGAAAGGATTAAGAAACTTAAAAAAATAAAATACAATTTAAATCAGATTGGAACCGTACCAGCGATAAATGAAGAACATGAATTAATTATTTACAGAATCTTTCAGGAAGCGCTTCATAACAGCCTAAAACATTCCAGAAGTGATTTATTTGATGTTTTTATCGAAACTACCGAGACGGTTTTCAGATTAAAACTAAAAGATTTCGGAATTGGATATGATCTTAAAAAATCAAATTCGGGTTTAGGCTTAAACAATATGAAACTGAGAGCCAAGCTAATTGGTGCCAGACTAATTTTGAATTCTGATGAAACCGGAACAAGTGTAACTATCGAATACCCTTTAACTCAAGGCCATGAAAACTAA
- a CDS encoding response regulator transcription factor codes for MKTNSKNKIIIVDDHLLFSQSLELLIKSFGDYEVIERFENGKVFIDYLEENTLAEIDLILLDVNMPVLDGLSTMKWLKENRPDLKVIALSVNDDDEIIIKMITNGAKGYLLKDTSPEIFREAIECVMEKGFYFTELVSGMLINKVNSDNKKINLKEKEIVFIKHACTEMTYKEIASEMCLSPKTIDGYREILFDKLEIKTRIGLVLYAIKHKIVLV; via the coding sequence ATGAAAACTAACTCAAAAAATAAAATTATAATTGTAGATGATCATTTGCTATTTTCCCAGTCTTTAGAACTTTTAATCAAAAGTTTTGGTGATTATGAAGTAATAGAACGTTTTGAAAATGGCAAAGTGTTTATTGATTATCTTGAAGAAAATACATTGGCTGAAATTGATCTTATTTTGCTTGATGTGAATATGCCTGTTTTGGACGGATTAAGTACTATGAAATGGTTGAAAGAAAACCGACCAGACCTGAAAGTAATTGCTTTATCGGTTAATGACGATGATGAAATTATTATCAAAATGATTACCAACGGCGCCAAAGGTTATTTACTGAAAGACACTTCACCTGAAATTTTTAGAGAAGCGATAGAATGTGTAATGGAAAAGGGCTTTTATTTCACCGAATTGGTTTCCGGAATGCTCATCAATAAAGTAAATAGCGATAACAAAAAAATCAATTTAAAGGAAAAAGAAATTGTCTTTATCAAACACGCCTGCACTGAAATGACTTATAAAGAAATTGCATCAGAAATGTGTTTAAGCCCTAAAACTATTGACGGTTACCGTGAAATACTTTTTGACAAACTTGAAATAAAAACCCGAATCGGATTAGTGCTTTATGCCATTAAGCATAAAATTGTTTTGGTCTGA
- a CDS encoding carboxymuconolactone decarboxylase family protein: MQKRLNIKQAAPDALKAMIGLESYLSKISISKTAKELIKIRASQINGCAYCINIHTQDAVKNGESNQRIFLLSAWKEAGDIFTEEEKAVLAVTEEITLIHENGLTDETYTKALQYFSESQIADIITAVITINLWNRVVLSTHLRIGESLA; the protein is encoded by the coding sequence ATGCAAAAACGACTTAACATTAAGCAGGCCGCTCCAGATGCACTGAAAGCGATGATCGGCCTTGAAAGCTACCTTTCAAAGATTTCCATATCCAAGACAGCCAAAGAACTCATAAAGATACGTGCCTCGCAGATTAACGGCTGTGCATACTGCATCAACATCCACACCCAGGACGCCGTTAAAAACGGCGAGTCAAACCAGCGTATTTTTCTCTTGAGTGCCTGGAAGGAAGCTGGGGACATTTTTACAGAAGAGGAAAAAGCAGTTCTTGCTGTAACTGAAGAAATAACATTAATCCATGAGAATGGATTAACGGATGAAACCTATACAAAGGCCTTGCAGTATTTCAGTGAAAGCCAGATAGCAGATATAATAACGGCCGTAATTACAATCAATCTTTGGAACAGGGTTGTTCTCAGCACCCATCTCCGTATAGGAGAAAGTCTTGCATAA
- a CDS encoding Crp/Fnr family transcriptional regulator, whose amino-acid sequence MSNILKNHIAKFAQVSDNDFEQIKKFFDIKETYKKENLLKEGQICRHHYFVLDGLLRKFYINEKGTEQTTEFAIETWWLTDNFAYENQLATEFYIQAVEKSTLLYITLEKQQKLLEEFPVMERYFRFVYQRAYAAAQKRIKFLFSFSKEEFYFQAVRNHPEFIQRVPQYLIASYLGFTPEYLSEIRKRLLS is encoded by the coding sequence ATGTCCAATATACTCAAAAACCATATAGCCAAATTTGCACAGGTCTCAGACAATGACTTTGAGCAGATCAAAAAATTCTTCGACATTAAAGAAACTTATAAAAAAGAGAACCTTCTAAAGGAGGGACAGATCTGCCGGCATCATTATTTTGTTTTGGACGGCCTGCTTAGAAAGTTTTATATTAACGAGAAAGGTACCGAACAAACCACGGAATTTGCCATAGAAACATGGTGGCTTACCGATAACTTTGCCTACGAGAACCAGCTCGCGACAGAATTTTATATTCAGGCAGTAGAGAAATCAACATTGCTTTACATCACTTTGGAGAAGCAGCAGAAGTTGCTGGAAGAGTTTCCGGTAATGGAGCGCTATTTCCGTTTTGTTTACCAGAGGGCATATGCGGCGGCCCAAAAACGCATTAAATTCCTTTTCTCGTTCTCTAAGGAAGAGTTTTATTTCCAGGCAGTCAGAAACCACCCCGAATTCATCCAGCGCGTTCCCCAATACCTGATTGCTTCCTATCTAGGATTCACACCCGAATACTTGAGCGAAATACGCAAAAGGCTTCTTTCTTAA
- the pheT gene encoding phenylalanine--tRNA ligase subunit beta, which translates to MKISYNWLKQFIKTDWTSEQTSELLTDLGLEVEVVEKYQSIKGGLEGVVVGHVLTCEKHPDADRLKVTTVNVGLEAPIQIVCGAANVAAGQKVPVATIGTILYDKDGAEFTIKKGKIRGQESHGMICAEDELGLGTSHEGIMVLADDLVPGTPASEVFKIANDEVFEIGLTPNRADAMSHYGTARDLRAGMLQRGVNIELITPSVSNFRVDMRTLKIDVNVEDTHLAPRYCGVTISGISVHESPSWLQDRLKAIGLTPKNNIVDVTNYVLHELGQPLHAFDAAKINGKIIVKTVAEGTKFVTLDDVERTLHKEDLMICDEKGPLCIAGVFGGKKSGVSEGTTTIFLESAYFDPVSIRKTAKRHQLSTDASFRFERGIDPTITEYALKRAALLIQEVAGGKITSDVVEVYPKKVEDFSVLLNFSHVSKIIGQEISKDTIKKILVSLDIKVNSVSDSGLGLTIPAYRVDVQREIDVIEEILRVYGYNNINFSKKFNATVANSPRTEDYKVQNTIASQLNSQGFHEMMANSLTTAAYAKLSTSLKEEHNVSMLNPLSSDLATLRQSLLFSGLEAVSYNINRKNSDLKLFEFGKTYHKYLNGFEEHKHLSLLISGNRNKETWTSPQKTTDFFLLKGYVKAILSRLGIEKISNAPVQSDIYSEGTAITYNNDILVEMGVVKKPILKHFGIKQDVYYADFNWDLVLKIITGKIKYTEIPKYPEVRRDLALLIDESTTYESIFNLAKQTEKTLLKDVNLFDVYQGNKLPEGKKSYALSFTIQDNSKTLTDSQIDKIMSKLQQTFETELGASLR; encoded by the coding sequence TTGGAAGTTGAAGTTGTCGAAAAATACCAATCTATAAAAGGAGGATTAGAAGGAGTTGTGGTTGGACACGTTCTGACTTGCGAAAAACACCCCGATGCCGATAGATTGAAAGTGACTACAGTAAATGTTGGTTTGGAAGCTCCAATACAAATTGTATGTGGTGCTGCTAACGTCGCTGCAGGACAAAAAGTACCAGTTGCTACAATCGGAACTATTTTATACGATAAAGATGGTGCAGAATTTACCATCAAAAAAGGAAAGATTCGCGGACAGGAAAGTCACGGAATGATCTGCGCTGAGGACGAACTGGGATTAGGAACAAGCCATGAAGGAATTATGGTTTTGGCCGATGATTTAGTTCCGGGAACTCCTGCTTCTGAAGTATTCAAAATTGCAAATGATGAGGTTTTCGAAATCGGATTAACACCTAACCGTGCTGATGCAATGAGTCATTACGGAACGGCACGCGACTTGAGAGCCGGAATGCTGCAACGCGGTGTAAACATAGAGTTAATTACACCATCTGTAAGCAACTTCAGAGTGGACATGCGTACGTTAAAAATTGATGTAAATGTTGAAGATACTCATTTAGCTCCAAGATATTGCGGGGTAACTATCTCTGGAATTTCGGTTCACGAATCTCCAAGCTGGTTACAAGATCGCTTAAAAGCTATTGGCCTGACTCCAAAAAATAATATCGTTGACGTTACTAATTATGTGCTTCATGAATTAGGACAGCCTTTACACGCTTTTGACGCTGCGAAAATCAATGGGAAAATCATTGTAAAAACGGTGGCTGAAGGAACTAAGTTTGTAACTCTTGACGACGTAGAAAGAACGCTTCACAAAGAAGATTTAATGATCTGCGACGAAAAAGGGCCACTTTGCATTGCTGGAGTTTTTGGAGGTAAAAAATCTGGAGTTTCGGAAGGAACAACAACTATTTTCTTAGAAAGTGCTTATTTCGATCCGGTTAGCATTCGTAAAACTGCAAAAAGACATCAATTAAGTACAGATGCTTCTTTTAGATTTGAAAGAGGAATTGATCCGACCATTACAGAATATGCTTTAAAACGTGCAGCACTTTTAATTCAGGAAGTAGCTGGTGGAAAAATCACCTCTGATGTTGTAGAAGTTTATCCTAAAAAAGTAGAAGATTTCTCTGTCTTATTAAATTTTAGCCATGTATCTAAAATTATTGGTCAGGAAATTTCAAAAGATACCATCAAAAAGATTTTAGTTTCTTTAGATATTAAAGTAAACAGCGTATCTGATTCTGGTTTAGGCTTAACTATTCCTGCTTATCGTGTAGATGTACAACGAGAAATTGACGTAATTGAAGAAATTCTTAGAGTTTACGGTTATAACAATATTAATTTCTCTAAGAAATTCAATGCAACTGTAGCGAATTCTCCAAGAACAGAAGACTATAAAGTACAAAACACCATTGCTTCTCAATTGAATTCTCAAGGTTTCCACGAAATGATGGCGAATTCATTGACAACAGCAGCTTATGCAAAATTATCAACTTCATTAAAAGAAGAACATAATGTTTCTATGCTAAATCCGTTGAGCAGTGACTTAGCTACACTTCGTCAGTCTTTATTATTCTCTGGTTTAGAAGCTGTTTCATACAACATCAACAGAAAAAATTCTGATTTAAAGTTATTTGAATTCGGAAAAACATATCACAAATACTTAAACGGATTTGAGGAGCACAAACATCTTTCTTTATTAATTTCAGGAAACAGAAACAAAGAAACCTGGACAAGTCCACAAAAAACAACAGATTTCTTCTTGTTGAAAGGATACGTAAAAGCAATTTTGTCTCGTTTAGGAATTGAGAAAATTTCAAATGCTCCGGTTCAGTCTGATATTTATTCTGAAGGAACTGCTATTACTTACAATAATGATATTTTAGTTGAAATGGGTGTAGTTAAAAAGCCTATTTTAAAACATTTCGGCATCAAACAAGATGTTTATTATGCTGATTTTAACTGGGATTTGGTTTTAAAAATCATTACAGGAAAAATTAAGTACACTGAAATCCCTAAATATCCTGAAGTTCGTAGAGATTTAGCTTTATTAATTGATGAAAGTACAACTTACGAAAGTATTTTCAACCTGGCGAAACAAACAGAAAAAACACTTTTAAAAGACGTTAATTTGTTTGATGTTTATCAGGGTAACAAATTACCGGAAGGAAAGAAATCTTATGCTTTAAGCTTTACAATTCAGGACAACAGTAAAACGTTAACTGATTCTCAGATCGATAAAATCATGTCTAAATTACAGCAAACATTCGAAACTGAGCTTGGTGCTAGTTTAAGATAA
- a CDS encoding N-acetylmuramidase domain-containing protein: MRTIKAGAKSPEVYYLNELLAKLKYNVIVSDYFGTATDKAIRDFQSKNNLVVDGVVGLKTWSSLLEKSKNGFSSNSKLLSEQDLINFSNQFNLELAVVKAVNEVESNGKGFLIDGRPKILFEGHIFWRELEKRGINPRSYMNSNNQDILFENYTKKYYVGGTAEYTRLEKGKNLGQDKKIIDAANSSASWGLFQIMGFNAIPIGYNSIDEFVEKMNQNEGEHLKAFGLFLEKNNLITLLRNRNWASFALKYNGPAYKTNKYDEKLMKAYHKYSR, from the coding sequence ATGAGAACAATAAAAGCAGGAGCAAAGTCTCCGGAAGTTTATTATTTGAATGAACTTTTAGCTAAATTAAAATACAATGTAATAGTTTCAGATTATTTTGGAACAGCAACAGATAAAGCAATCAGGGATTTTCAGTCCAAAAACAATCTTGTTGTAGATGGTGTAGTCGGACTAAAAACATGGTCTTCGCTTTTGGAAAAAAGTAAAAATGGTTTTTCGTCTAATTCTAAGTTACTTTCCGAACAAGACTTAATCAATTTCTCGAATCAGTTTAATTTGGAGCTTGCAGTGGTGAAAGCCGTAAACGAAGTAGAAAGCAATGGAAAAGGTTTTCTGATTGACGGACGTCCGAAGATTTTGTTTGAAGGGCATATTTTCTGGAGAGAACTCGAAAAAAGAGGAATTAATCCAAGATCTTATATGAACTCAAATAATCAGGATATTTTGTTTGAAAATTACACGAAGAAATATTATGTAGGAGGAACAGCTGAATACACTCGTCTTGAAAAAGGTAAAAACCTCGGTCAGGACAAAAAAATTATTGACGCAGCAAATAGTTCTGCTTCTTGGGGATTGTTTCAAATTATGGGATTTAATGCAATTCCTATTGGTTACAATAGCATAGATGAATTCGTGGAAAAAATGAATCAAAACGAAGGCGAACATTTAAAAGCTTTTGGGTTATTCTTAGAGAAAAACAATTTAATCACACTTTTAAGAAACAGAAACTGGGCATCATTTGCTTTAAAATACAATGGGCCAGCCTATAAAACGAATAAATATGACGAGAAGCTGATGAAAGCCTATCATAAATATTCAAGATAA
- a CDS encoding DUF1254 domain-containing protein has translation MKNKLILMIAILALASCNQNKGDKNGALSSEETNADTEGKFSDSLPPGPDVNVKITESYARQVARDAYFWAWPMENIYNRRLAFKQSPKVGLMNGVLPFAPLNSLAMLHDYIKPEQRWVACPNQDVVYGAAIAALDETPVVIQVPDFGERFWVYQVVDLRTDAFAQLGKMYGTKPGFYMLAGPQWKGKVPKGITKVFYSKTGTAFIVPRVFQDDTPSDKNAVQAIINSIDVYALDKFDGKMKQQDWSRLPSLGSPTKDGGSEETKWVFPDTFFDQLAVVLKDAPPLPGEEARYAQVLAVIEAAKKDPALKKAMIEEAHKADKELVDPLLQFRNWGIPLAGNWTTADNCAAFGTDYFTRTAIAKSNILVNAGKETKYFYQDLDSKGVRLNGSKQYTLTFAKGNLPPVDGFWSLTLYDEYHFFYPNAIKRYSVGTKNRDLKYNADGSLTLYVQHAEPQGDKKSNWLPSPAKDFCLYFRCYGPKQSVIKNQWTPPSVVKI, from the coding sequence ATGAAGAATAAACTGATTTTGATGATTGCAATTCTTGCACTGGCATCCTGCAATCAGAATAAAGGCGATAAAAATGGAGCATTATCTTCTGAAGAAACTAATGCTGATACTGAAGGCAAATTTTCAGATTCACTGCCTCCTGGCCCAGATGTAAATGTGAAGATTACAGAATCTTATGCAAGACAGGTCGCAAGAGATGCCTATTTCTGGGCATGGCCGATGGAAAACATCTATAACCGCCGCCTTGCTTTCAAGCAGTCGCCTAAAGTCGGCCTTATGAATGGCGTACTGCCATTTGCGCCATTAAATTCTTTGGCAATGCTTCATGATTATATCAAGCCTGAGCAGCGCTGGGTAGCCTGTCCGAATCAGGATGTGGTTTATGGAGCGGCCATTGCCGCCCTTGATGAAACTCCGGTTGTAATTCAGGTTCCGGATTTCGGCGAGCGCTTCTGGGTATATCAGGTGGTGGATCTGCGCACAGATGCTTTTGCGCAGCTTGGGAAGATGTATGGCACGAAGCCTGGGTTTTACATGCTGGCGGGTCCCCAATGGAAAGGAAAGGTGCCTAAAGGAATCACTAAAGTATTCTATAGCAAGACAGGAACAGCCTTTATTGTACCTAGAGTTTTTCAGGATGATACGCCCTCAGATAAAAATGCAGTCCAGGCCATAATTAATTCTATTGATGTCTATGCGCTGGATAAATTTGACGGAAAAATGAAACAGCAGGACTGGAGCAGGCTTCCATCCTTAGGTTCGCCGACAAAAGATGGCGGATCTGAAGAAACGAAATGGGTCTTTCCGGATACCTTTTTCGACCAGCTTGCTGTGGTATTGAAAGACGCACCTCCATTACCCGGCGAGGAAGCTCGTTACGCACAGGTACTGGCTGTAATCGAAGCGGCAAAGAAAGATCCTGCATTGAAAAAAGCGATGATTGAGGAAGCCCATAAGGCAGACAAGGAACTGGTTGATCCATTGCTGCAATTCCGCAATTGGGGAATACCTCTTGCAGGGAACTGGACCACTGCCGATAACTGTGCTGCTTTCGGAACGGATTATTTCACACGTACAGCCATAGCAAAATCCAATATACTGGTAAATGCAGGAAAGGAAACAAAATATTTTTATCAGGATCTCGATTCAAAAGGAGTTAGACTGAATGGTTCTAAACAGTATACCCTGACATTTGCAAAAGGCAACCTCCCGCCTGTAGACGGCTTCTGGTCCCTCACGCTTTATGACGAGTATCACTTTTTCTATCCCAATGCCATAAAACGCTATTCAGTTGGAACCAAAAACAGGGATTTAAAGTATAATGCCGATGGCTCGCTTACCTTATACGTGCAGCATGCGGAGCCGCAAGGGGACAAAAAATCCAATTGGCTGCCGAGTCCTGCAAAAGATTTCTGTTTATATTTCAGATGCTACGGCCCAAAGCAGTCAGTTATTAAAAATCAATGGACGCCTCCGTCTGTAGTAAAAATTTAA